From the Paenibacillus tianjinensis genome, the window GGTGAACGCCCTGTCGTCGGGCGATAATGCTCCCGGTGGGCGGCAAAAGGCAGGTAATGTACCTCAGTGCAGCCAAGGCCGCGGTAAATTTCCACGCAATTGCGCTCCAGTGTGAACACATAGTCATAATGGGCTACGATATTAACCGTGAAATCTGTATAATACGGATCATCCGTCAGCCAGATCGCGGTCTTAATGCCCCTGCCCCGCAGCTGGGCAACCTGATCAAGCGGCAATTCAAGGCCGTCCAGCACCAGTACCAGATCCGGCCGCTGCGCGTCTGCGAGCCCCACCAGATTCTGGCGGACATCGGTAATTGTGACTTGAGTCGTCAGTTTTTGCAGCGCATAAAGAACGGCTTCATCCAGCGGAGAATAAGGATAGCCTTTGCCCGAAGCTACATACATCACATGAAGGTTCCGCACCGGAATCGGCTCCTCCGGACGGCCGTCCAGAATGGCGAGCCTTCCCCGTAAATATCCCTCATCGTAGCCTATCTTGAAGCCGGTCAGGCGTCCGCGCAGCTTTTCTTCTTCCGCCGGTGTCCGCGGCAGCGGAGGTGCGGGCATTATAAATTCATTGTTCATGAGTAATCGCTCCTTCATCCCATTCTGATTTCACAGTTGTGAAGTAATCACATTCAACAATTGAGGCAGCCTTGCGGTGAATGTATGATGACGCAGTGTTGTCTGCAGCCCCCGGAGGGCAAACTTCCGGCGCTCTTTCTCATGCTTCAGGTAATAGTCGATTTTGCGTTTCAGCTCTTCGGTGGAGGCGAAGGTCTCTAAGTCATGGCCCGGGCGGTAATAGCTTCCTAAATCCTCACGGATATCTGTCAGCTGCATGGTTCCGCAGGCACTGATTTCATAGGTTCGGGGATTAATAGAGCGTGACGGCAGCTGAAAGGTGTTGCGGTTATCCTGCCCGCCTTCCCACGGCCGGTGGATATTAATGACCAGCTTAGCACCGCTGTAATAATTTGCCGTTTCCTCCGGCGGGATAAAGCCGCTTTTAATGAAAGGAGACAGCTCTTCGAACTGGCTCAGCCGCTCCCAGAAGCCGCCGGCGATCAGCACTTTCTTGCCCTTAAGATAGGGCGCCAGCTCGTCGAACAGTGCAGTACGGTTGCGGAAGGCGTTGCCGATGAACACAATATCAAACTTATGCTGCGGTCCTGTCCTGCGCGGATAGAACATTTGGGGATTCACGCAGAGTGGAAGGTAATGAACGGAGCCCGCCCCGAGCGAGCGGTAAAACTCCACACATCCCAGCTCATGCGTAAACACGTGATCATAATGCAGGCAGATGACGGAGGTATCTTCGGTAAAATAAGGGTCATCTGCAAACCAGATTGCTGTAGGAATCCCGAGCTTTTTGATTTCATCAATTTGTTCCAGGTGGTTCTCCGGAAACACATGCAGCCCGTTCATGACGAGGACTGCTCCCGGCATTTCCCGCGCCGCAACCTCCAGCATCGTCTCAGGTGTGCTGAGCACCAGCTCACTTACCAGCAGCCTGAGTGCTTCTGTGATCCCTGTGTCTATCGCCTCAAAGCCTTGGGGCACATACATCAGCTTGAACGGCCGGCATGCTGCCACCTCTGGAGAATTCAGGCGTTTCACAGCTTCACATAAGCCGAGACGGTATCCTTCCTGATAGCCGTCCCGATAATCCCGCGGACGCGTTCTTCTCTTTTTTGCTTTCACGGCTTTCACCCTGCCCCGTCATATTCTCAAGACAGTAGTACTATATGCGGAGTCAGCATCCGCCTCATGGACATCTGCCACGACTGAACATAAATTGGCAGATGCCCCCTGTCGATCACCCGGGTTGCCCGAACCTTTGCCGATCCCTTCCACTGGGATACACTTGTACCCTGTCACAATGCCCCTCTGAAAAGTTGTAAAAATACCTTTGTTCCTGCCCTTTCCGCCCGCCAGCTCGAAATCAAAGGGAAAAATACCTTTGTTTCCGCCTTTTCCACCAGCCAGCGGGAAATCAAAGGGAAAATGCTGTTAGTCTTAAAAGTGGACACCCGTTAAAAGCCCAGAGATAATGAGATTAACGAGGAGGTGTCCACATGAGTGGAACACGAAAAAGCTATAACGACGAGTTTAAAAAGCAGACGGTAAAGTATATCCAAGAGCAGACCAAGACGGTGGCGGAACTGGCCCAGGAGCTCGATATCCCTGCAAAAACCCTACATCAATGGCTAGGAAAATACCGGCAGTTTCAGAGTGAGCCTGTGTCCAGTCCGGAAAAGGTTAAAGAGCTCGAGCGCCAGCTGAAAGAACGAGATCGGCAACTGGCCGACTTGGCCGAGGAAATGGAAATTTTAAAAAAAGCAGTGCACATCTTCAGCAATCCAAAGAACTGAGATTTCAGTTTATCGAAGATCACCGCTCCCGGTATTCTGTGGAGAAGATGTGCAGCACCCTCGAGGTATCAAGGAGCGGGTATTACAAGTGGAGAACCGCAAAGCCAAGTCTACAAGCAGCCCGGAAAGCGCTGCTGTGCCAGCGGATTACCTATTATTTTCACGATACAAAGGGCCGCTATGGCAGTCCCAAAATCACGATTCTCCTGCAGCGTGAAGGCCATGTAGTCAGCGAGCGCACCGTAGGGAAGTACATGAGAGAGCTGGGTTTCCGGTCCTGTGTAGCAAAGAAATTCCGCGTGAATACGACCGACTCCAACCACGATTTGCCTGTTGCACCTAATTTACTGAACCAGCAATTTTTCACCGAAAAACCGAATCAGACTTGGGTCGCAGACATCACCTATATCCCCTGCCGGGAAGGGCGGATGTATCTCGCCAGCGTGCTTGACCTCTGCACCCGGGAAATC encodes:
- a CDS encoding CgeB family protein, producing the protein MNNEFIMPAPPLPRTPAEEEKLRGRLTGFKIGYDEGYLRGRLAILDGRPEEPIPVRNLHVMYVASGKGYPYSPLDEAVLYALQKLTTQVTITDVRQNLVGLADAQRPDLVLVLDGLELPLDQVAQLRGRGIKTAIWLTDDPYYTDFTVNIVAHYDYVFTLERNCVEIYRGLGCTEVHYLPFAAHREHYRPTTGRSPVQRDVSFIGSAYWNRINFFRDIMPELMSYNTVINGIWWDRLPEAPLYGERIEIGKWMTPQETAVTYSGSKIVINLHRAHVDEMDNNNKLYIPAASPNPRTFEIAASGTLQLSDARDDMGTFYKVGEEIDTFSSPQEMMDKIRYYLTHEEQRRDMALRAFERTLKDHTYTKRLNQLLTIIYG
- a CDS encoding CgeB family protein; its protein translation is MKAVKAKKRRTRPRDYRDGYQEGYRLGLCEAVKRLNSPEVAACRPFKLMYVPQGFEAIDTGITEALRLLVSELVLSTPETMLEVAAREMPGAVLVMNGLHVFPENHLEQIDEIKKLGIPTAIWFADDPYFTEDTSVICLHYDHVFTHELGCVEFYRSLGAGSVHYLPLCVNPQMFYPRRTGPQHKFDIVFIGNAFRNRTALFDELAPYLKGKKVLIAGGFWERLSQFEELSPFIKSGFIPPEETANYYSGAKLVINIHRPWEGGQDNRNTFQLPSRSINPRTYEISACGTMQLTDIREDLGSYYRPGHDLETFASTEELKRKIDYYLKHEKERRKFALRGLQTTLRHHTFTARLPQLLNVITSQL
- a CDS encoding transposase translates to MSGTRKSYNDEFKKQTVKYIQEQTKTVAELAQELDIPAKTLHQWLGKYRQFQSEPVSSPEKVKELERQLKERDRQLADLAEEMEILKKAVHIFSNPKN